Proteins found in one Planctomycetaceae bacterium genomic segment:
- a CDS encoding UDP-glucose/GDP-mannose dehydrogenase family protein — protein MKITVIGTGYVGLVAAACFAKAGHRVVGLDIDSDKIRMLRQARSCFYEPGLAELLRAGLDSGCLSFTDDSAAAIRHGRVVFMAVGTPPRENGQADLSAVMQAAADIAACARSSKIVVIKSTVPVGTGLAVQQQIERLTKVKMEVVSNPEFLREGAAVEDFLHPDRVVIGCDKPRVAAVLRRLYRTLVPGEAILTLSRPAAEMVKYASNAFLATRISYINEIADICSHTGVDVGDVCEGMGRDHRIGREFLKPGIGYGGSCFPKDVQALIQVARAAGAKAEILTSVHRRNERQKSVLAEIIFARMGRNLRGKRLAMWGLAFKPQTDDVRQAPALQTARMLLRAGAHVQCYDPVAEANAKAAMGDEPRMLFADNLYEVVTRADALVICTEWQEFLKPDFALLRRHLRTPIIFDGRNMFDPACVAAEGIEYHSIGRPPRQGNGRAPRRRQEKPAPARTRAAATATSSDKGAPA, from the coding sequence CGGCGGCGTGTTTCGCCAAGGCCGGACATCGCGTCGTCGGGCTCGACATCGACAGCGACAAGATCCGCATGCTGCGGCAGGCCCGAAGCTGTTTCTACGAACCGGGTCTGGCCGAACTGCTCCGCGCCGGACTCGATAGCGGCTGCCTGTCGTTCACCGACGATTCGGCGGCCGCCATCCGCCACGGGCGCGTCGTCTTCATGGCGGTAGGCACGCCGCCGCGTGAGAACGGGCAGGCGGACCTGTCGGCGGTGATGCAGGCCGCCGCCGATATCGCCGCCTGCGCCCGCTCGAGCAAGATCGTGGTCATCAAGTCCACCGTGCCCGTCGGGACCGGGCTGGCCGTGCAGCAGCAGATCGAACGCCTCACGAAGGTGAAGATGGAGGTCGTGTCGAACCCCGAGTTTCTGCGCGAGGGAGCGGCCGTCGAAGACTTCCTGCACCCCGACCGCGTGGTGATCGGCTGCGACAAACCGCGCGTGGCCGCGGTCCTGCGCAGGCTTTACCGCACGCTGGTGCCCGGCGAGGCGATCCTGACCCTGTCGCGCCCGGCGGCGGAGATGGTCAAGTACGCTTCCAACGCGTTCCTGGCGACGCGCATCAGCTACATCAACGAGATCGCCGACATCTGCTCGCACACCGGCGTGGACGTCGGCGACGTGTGCGAGGGTATGGGGCGCGACCACCGAATCGGGCGCGAGTTCCTCAAGCCCGGTATCGGGTACGGGGGCAGTTGCTTTCCCAAGGACGTCCAGGCCCTGATCCAGGTCGCCCGCGCCGCCGGGGCCAAGGCCGAAATCCTCACCAGCGTTCACCGCCGCAATGAACGCCAGAAAAGCGTGCTGGCCGAGATCATCTTCGCCCGCATGGGACGCAATCTCCGCGGAAAACGCCTGGCGATGTGGGGGCTGGCCTTCAAACCTCAGACCGACGACGTGCGACAGGCCCCCGCGCTGCAGACCGCCCGCATGCTCCTGCGCGCCGGAGCGCATGTGCAATGCTACGACCCCGTCGCCGAGGCCAACGCCAAGGCCGCCATGGGCGATGAACCCCGGATGCTCTTCGCCGACAACCTCTACGAAGTCGTCACGCGCGCCGACGCCCTGGTCATCTGCACCGAATGGCAGGAGTTCCTCAAACCCGATTTCGCCCTGCTCCGCCGACACCTGCGGACGCCGATCATCTTCGACGGACGCAACATGTTCGATCCCGCATGCGTCGCCGCCGAGGGGATCGAGTACCACTCGATCGGACGACCGCCCCGCCAGGGCAACGGACGGGCCCCGCGGCGGCGGCAGGAGAAACCCGCCCCGGCACGCACACGCGCGGCGGCCACTGCGACCTCCAGCGACAAAGGCGCCCCGGCATGA
- a CDS encoding glycosyltransferase yields the protein MKLKITILGLSVTSSWGNGHATNFRGLMRCLAAEGHDVLFLERDVPWYAANRDMPNPPFGRTQLYRSLDDLRDRFAAELADSDLAIVGSYVPRGASVGQWVLRTARGATAFYDLDTPVTLDLLAGDRCEYLSPRQIPRYDLYLSFTGGPTLTRLEQHWGSPAARPLYCCVDETLYRPRPCRPRWDLAYLGTYSLDRQPALERLLCRPARAWDQGRFVVAGPQYPPQIRWPGNVQRIEHLSPDKHAAFYNRQRYALNITRRQMRRAGWSPSVRLFEAAACGTAVISDYWPGLEDFFVPGEELLVARRSNDVVEHLRTTSETDRRRLAARARQRVLERHTAPCRAAELVAYAREALDRRARRRRKRPALSAPIS from the coding sequence ATGAAGCTCAAGATCACGATCCTGGGTCTGTCGGTCACCAGTTCCTGGGGCAACGGGCATGCCACGAACTTTCGCGGTCTGATGCGTTGCCTGGCGGCCGAGGGGCACGACGTGCTCTTCCTCGAGCGCGACGTGCCCTGGTACGCCGCCAATCGCGACATGCCGAATCCGCCCTTCGGGCGCACGCAACTCTACCGCAGCCTGGACGATCTGCGCGACCGGTTCGCCGCGGAACTCGCTGACAGCGACCTGGCGATCGTCGGCTCCTACGTGCCCCGCGGCGCCTCGGTGGGCCAATGGGTCTTGCGCACCGCCCGAGGCGCGACGGCGTTTTACGATCTCGACACCCCCGTGACGCTGGACCTGCTGGCCGGCGACCGGTGCGAATACCTCTCGCCGCGGCAGATCCCCCGCTACGACCTGTACCTCTCCTTCACCGGCGGACCGACTCTGACGCGACTGGAACAGCACTGGGGCAGCCCCGCGGCGCGGCCGCTCTATTGCTGCGTCGACGAAACCCTCTACCGCCCGCGTCCCTGCCGACCGCGATGGGACCTGGCGTACCTCGGCACGTACAGCCTCGACCGCCAACCGGCGCTGGAGCGACTGCTCTGCCGACCGGCACGGGCGTGGGACCAGGGGCGATTCGTCGTCGCCGGGCCTCAGTACCCGCCGCAGATCCGCTGGCCCGGCAACGTCCAGCGTATCGAGCACCTCTCGCCCGACAAGCACGCGGCGTTCTACAACCGTCAGCGATACGCCCTCAACATCACCCGCCGCCAGATGCGCCGCGCCGGTTGGAGCCCCTCGGTGCGGTTGTTCGAGGCCGCCGCCTGCGGGACCGCGGTCATCAGCGACTATTGGCCCGGCCTGGAGGACTTCTTTGTCCCCGGCGAAGAGCTGCTGGTCGCCCGGCGCAGCAACGACGTGGTCGAACACCTCCGCACCACCAGCGAGACCGACCGGCGGCGACTGGCCGCCCGCGCCCGGCAGCGAGTGTTGGAACGCCATACCGCCCCCTGCCGGGCCGCCGAACTGGTCGCCTATGCCCGCGAGGCCCTGGACAGGCGAGCCCGGCGACGCCGAAAACGTCCAGCTTTGTCCGCGCCGATCTCCTGA